The following are from one region of the Flavimobilis soli genome:
- a CDS encoding methyl-accepting chemotaxis protein, which translates to MADPQEVQLERPMADDTSDMTDTVVGADDEVDEAAAESGRRRALARVRTSVSRVRVPRRHPRKPRGTTDTGTTDADAQSTPTDTDGASQAPGKVRGRSWSVGARIIVLVVVMGLATIVVTAFSAIAMGTLNRSTTTVSESSATLNEALLDVNNSIWVARSGGLNIGAVMPVDRNRLALEIKDNAVLADDALIRLDNAFREVTGAPSQHLDDLNAAWVKYRTILTEQLIPSAVSNNVLVYQSLASGAAQTTGGEVTSTLSLINVEVAEASAAIASDASAQAQVTTTILIAIALVGIVGSVLFAVRLVRSIRRPLAQMQGSLEALAEGDLTATTGVAGDDEIGRMAAALTTAQESLSSTLAKVSTSAATVSDASKELASSRVRLSDGADSTSEQAQVVAAAAEQVTRNIEAMAAGAEEMGASIREIARNAQEAAGVATEATDKAQATTETVTRLGESSQAIGDVVRTITHIAGQTNLLALNATIEAARAGEAGKGFAVVASEVKDLAQETARATEDIANRIESIQADTASAVAAIAEISEVIATINGYQLTIASAVEEQTATTTEMSRAAAEAASGSGDIAVSITGVASAATTTTEVVELVGAAVDDLARLSEELRQQVAAFTY; encoded by the coding sequence GTGGCCGATCCGCAGGAAGTACAGCTCGAGCGTCCGATGGCGGACGACACGAGCGACATGACCGACACCGTCGTCGGTGCTGACGACGAGGTCGACGAGGCGGCAGCCGAGAGCGGCCGTCGCCGCGCCCTCGCGCGCGTGCGTACCTCTGTCTCGCGCGTCCGCGTGCCGCGACGTCACCCACGCAAGCCCCGCGGCACGACCGACACCGGTACGACCGACGCCGACGCGCAAAGCACCCCTACCGACACCGACGGCGCTTCGCAGGCGCCGGGCAAGGTCCGCGGCCGCTCCTGGTCCGTCGGCGCGCGCATCATCGTGCTCGTCGTCGTCATGGGTCTCGCGACGATCGTCGTGACCGCGTTCAGCGCGATCGCGATGGGCACGCTCAACCGCAGCACGACGACGGTCTCCGAGTCGTCCGCGACCCTCAACGAGGCGCTCCTCGACGTCAACAACTCGATCTGGGTCGCCCGCTCCGGCGGCCTGAACATCGGTGCGGTCATGCCCGTCGACCGCAACCGCCTCGCACTCGAGATCAAGGACAACGCGGTCCTCGCCGACGACGCGCTCATCCGTCTCGACAACGCGTTCCGCGAGGTCACCGGCGCGCCGTCCCAGCACCTCGACGACCTCAACGCCGCGTGGGTCAAGTACCGCACGATCCTCACCGAGCAGCTGATCCCGTCGGCCGTCTCGAACAACGTCCTCGTCTACCAGTCGCTCGCCTCGGGCGCTGCGCAGACGACCGGTGGCGAGGTCACCAGCACCCTGAGCCTCATCAACGTCGAGGTCGCGGAGGCGTCCGCCGCGATCGCCTCCGACGCCTCCGCGCAAGCGCAGGTCACGACGACGATCCTCATCGCGATCGCCCTCGTCGGCATCGTCGGCTCGGTGCTCTTCGCGGTGCGCCTCGTCCGCTCGATCCGCCGCCCGCTCGCGCAGATGCAGGGGTCGCTCGAGGCGCTCGCCGAGGGCGACCTCACTGCGACCACGGGTGTCGCGGGCGACGACGAGATCGGCCGCATGGCCGCCGCCCTCACGACCGCGCAGGAGAGCCTGTCGAGCACGCTCGCGAAGGTCTCGACGAGCGCAGCGACCGTCTCGGACGCGTCGAAGGAGCTCGCGTCGTCGCGCGTGCGCCTTTCTGACGGCGCGGACTCGACGTCCGAGCAGGCGCAGGTCGTCGCGGCCGCAGCCGAGCAGGTCACGCGCAACATCGAGGCGATGGCTGCGGGCGCCGAGGAGATGGGTGCCTCGATCCGCGAGATCGCGCGCAACGCGCAGGAGGCGGCCGGCGTCGCGACGGAGGCGACCGACAAGGCGCAGGCCACGACCGAGACCGTCACGCGCCTGGGCGAGTCGAGCCAGGCGATCGGCGACGTCGTGCGCACCATCACGCACATCGCCGGCCAGACGAACCTGCTCGCGCTCAACGCGACGATCGAGGCGGCGCGCGCCGGCGAGGCCGGCAAGGGCTTCGCGGTCGTCGCCTCCGAGGTCAAGGACCTCGCCCAGGAGACGGCCCGCGCGACGGAGGACATCGCGAACCGTATCGAGTCGATCCAGGCGGACACGGCGAGCGCCGTCGCCGCGATCGCGGAGATCTCCGAGGTCATCGCGACGATCAACGGCTACCAGCTGACGATCGCCTCGGCGGTCGAGGAGCAGACGGCGACGACGACCGAGATGTCGCGCGCCGCGGCCGAGGCGGCGTCCGGCTCGGGTGACATCGCGGTGTCGATCACTGGCGTCGCGTCCGCGGCGACCACGACGACCGAGGTCGTCGAGCTCGTCGGCGCGGCGGTCGACGACCTCGCTCGCCTGTCGGAGGAGCTGCGCCAGCAGGTCGCGGCCTTCACGTACTGA
- a CDS encoding C40 family peptidase, with protein MSIRTSWRARTGTPTRLDQAHGTSTIDETTTTAAPGRHRTAVRAGVIAIAAALTVTLAPTTGAQAATPAAARTVTTTAVATTATKTKAKVDLKASKKTWVKGKKAAKVTAKVRTGSATTSGTVTFYDGKKRLKKKSVGASGKVSYQLPRKLSAKKHKITAIFRPSAATKPTVTTGRDSLKVKVVSEGAHIAKIAKKYVGVRYRSGGATPSGFDCSGFTSYVYKKAGVAKLPRSSSAQRHSGKVVSRSKARAGDLIWTRGHVAIYLGKGKQIDAPRPGKTIQVRSIWQSNPTFIRV; from the coding sequence ATGAGCATCCGCACGTCTTGGCGTGCCCGCACGGGCACGCCCACGCGCCTCGACCAGGCGCACGGCACGAGCACCATCGACGAGACCACCACCACGGCTGCCCCCGGCCGCCACCGCACGGCCGTCCGCGCCGGCGTCATCGCGATCGCTGCTGCGCTCACCGTGACGCTCGCCCCCACGACCGGCGCCCAGGCCGCCACCCCTGCCGCCGCGAGGACGGTCACCACGACCGCTGTGGCGACGACCGCCACGAAGACCAAGGCGAAGGTCGACCTCAAGGCCAGCAAGAAGACGTGGGTCAAGGGCAAGAAGGCCGCCAAGGTCACCGCCAAGGTCCGCACCGGCTCCGCGACGACGAGCGGCACGGTGACGTTCTACGACGGCAAGAAGCGCCTCAAGAAGAAGTCCGTCGGGGCGAGCGGCAAGGTCTCGTACCAGCTGCCGCGCAAGCTGTCGGCCAAGAAGCACAAGATCACCGCGATCTTCCGCCCGTCGGCCGCGACCAAGCCCACCGTCACGACCGGCCGCGACAGCCTCAAGGTCAAGGTCGTCAGCGAGGGCGCGCACATCGCCAAGATCGCCAAGAAGTACGTCGGCGTCCGCTACCGCTCCGGCGGCGCCACGCCGTCCGGCTTCGACTGCTCCGGCTTCACGAGCTACGTCTACAAGAAGGCCGGCGTCGCGAAGCTCCCGCGCTCGTCCTCGGCGCAGCGCCACTCGGGCAAGGTCGTGTCGCGCTCCAAGGCGCGCGCTGGCGACCTGATCTGGACCCGCGGCCACGTCGCGATCTACCTCGGCAAGGGCAAGCAGATCGACGCCCCGCGCCCCGGGAAGACGATCCAGGTCCGATCGATCTGGCAGTCGAACCCGACGTTCATCCGGGTCTGA
- a CDS encoding DUF4190 domain-containing protein, with protein sequence MHPGTVPPPPPPAPVPPSGPSAAEHLTPAWPGGTSNGDQLGFSDQTYTAGTWSAAATASLVPRPAPPSGTDPVAIASLPAAIVVPPAGVVLAIVALVRTARSHQRGRVLATAALIAGSLLSALAVLLPLLVPSLVPRLTGTTDPVGPDVDGPVGVHVRQLTVGSCVRTVPSGGTVRTTVVPCGEEHEARVVSQYVFDDGSWPGDEEVAERVAASCTLSAEEVAAGVRAVALVPTEASWRQGDRQGLCLLTPDAL encoded by the coding sequence GTGCATCCCGGCACTGTCCCGCCGCCGCCCCCGCCCGCGCCCGTCCCGCCGTCGGGGCCGTCCGCCGCCGAGCACCTGACGCCCGCCTGGCCGGGCGGCACGAGCAACGGCGACCAGCTCGGCTTCAGCGACCAGACGTACACGGCCGGCACCTGGTCGGCGGCTGCGACCGCGTCGCTCGTGCCGCGCCCGGCTCCGCCGTCGGGCACCGATCCCGTCGCGATCGCCTCGTTGCCGGCGGCGATCGTCGTGCCGCCCGCCGGAGTGGTCCTCGCGATCGTCGCGCTCGTGCGCACCGCGCGGTCGCACCAGCGCGGCCGGGTCCTCGCGACGGCCGCGCTCATCGCGGGGTCGCTGCTCTCGGCGCTCGCCGTCCTGCTGCCGCTCCTGGTCCCGTCCCTCGTCCCGCGTCTGACGGGCACCACGGATCCCGTGGGGCCCGACGTCGACGGTCCTGTGGGCGTGCACGTCCGGCAGCTCACGGTCGGCTCGTGCGTCCGCACGGTCCCGTCCGGGGGCACCGTGCGGACGACGGTCGTGCCGTGCGGCGAGGAGCACGAGGCGCGCGTCGTGTCGCAGTACGTGTTCGACGACGGCTCGTGGCCCGGGGACGAGGAGGTCGCCGAGCGGGTGGCTGCGTCGTGCACCCTCTCGGCCGAGGAGGTCGCGGCGGGCGTGCGCGCCGTCGCGCTCGTGCCGACCGAGGCCTCGTGGCGCCAGGGCGACCGGCAGGGGCTGTGCCTGCTGACGCCAGACGCTCTCTGA
- a CDS encoding exodeoxyribonuclease III, translating into MRLATWNINSIRARADRALAFLEREDIDVLALQETKCKDAQFPREAFEAAGYEIATFGFSQWNGVAILSRVGLDDVEPGFVEQPPFGEVPAVEARALGATCGGVRVWSLYVPHGRALDNPHYAYKLAWLERLRQHAVDWVAADPQAKVALVGDWNVAPLDTDVWDMAVFEGQTHVSAPERAAFAAFAEAGYTEVSREFIPDERKYTYWDYQQLRFPKNEGLRIDFAYTSPALTPLVKGVKIDRDERKGKGASDHVPVILDIDDSQVSA; encoded by the coding sequence ATGCGCCTCGCCACCTGGAACATCAACTCGATCCGCGCCCGTGCCGACCGCGCCCTGGCCTTCCTCGAGCGGGAGGACATCGACGTCCTCGCGCTGCAGGAGACCAAGTGCAAGGACGCGCAGTTCCCCCGCGAGGCGTTCGAAGCCGCGGGCTACGAGATCGCCACGTTCGGCTTCAGCCAGTGGAACGGCGTCGCGATCCTGTCGCGCGTCGGGCTGGACGACGTCGAGCCCGGGTTCGTGGAGCAGCCGCCGTTCGGCGAGGTGCCCGCCGTCGAGGCGCGCGCCCTCGGCGCGACGTGCGGCGGCGTGCGCGTGTGGAGCCTGTACGTGCCGCACGGCCGCGCTCTCGACAACCCGCACTACGCGTACAAGCTCGCGTGGCTCGAGCGGCTGCGCCAGCACGCGGTCGACTGGGTCGCCGCCGACCCGCAGGCGAAGGTCGCGCTCGTGGGTGACTGGAACGTCGCCCCGCTCGACACCGACGTGTGGGACATGGCCGTGTTCGAGGGGCAGACGCACGTGTCGGCACCTGAGCGAGCCGCCTTCGCGGCGTTCGCGGAGGCCGGGTACACCGAGGTGTCGCGCGAGTTCATCCCGGACGAGCGCAAGTACACGTACTGGGACTACCAGCAGCTGCGGTTCCCGAAGAACGAGGGCCTGCGCATCGACTTCGCGTACACGTCGCCCGCCCTGACGCCGCTGGTCAAGGGCGTGAAGATCGACCGCGACGAGCGCAAGGGCAAGGGCGCGTCGGACCACGTGCCCGTCATCCTCGACATCGACGACTCGCAGGTCTCGGCGTGA
- a CDS encoding SDR family NAD(P)-dependent oxidoreductase — protein MGTALVTGASAGLGEEFAWQLATAKHDVVLVARDEARLERLAGELRAYAGVRAEVLPADLSVRADVERVAERLRQEEQPVGLLVNNAGYTTHQRFVTGDIEAEETMLDVLVRAVMVLSRAAAEPMVARGRGAILNVSSVAALTAGGTYAAAKAWVRTFTEGLAVELDGTGVTATALSPGLTRTEFHERAGFRRVGPDVAWLDADRVVAQALADVRRGVVISTPSVRYAVVSALLQVTPRTAVRALQARSGL, from the coding sequence ATGGGAACAGCACTGGTGACGGGCGCGAGCGCGGGGCTCGGCGAGGAGTTCGCGTGGCAGCTCGCGACCGCGAAGCACGACGTCGTCCTGGTCGCTCGTGACGAGGCTCGCCTCGAGCGGCTCGCGGGGGAGCTGCGGGCCTACGCGGGCGTCCGCGCCGAGGTGCTGCCCGCCGACCTGTCGGTGCGGGCCGACGTCGAGCGCGTCGCCGAGCGCCTGCGTCAGGAGGAGCAGCCCGTCGGGCTGCTCGTCAACAACGCGGGGTACACGACCCACCAGCGCTTCGTCACCGGCGACATCGAGGCCGAGGAGACGATGCTCGACGTCCTGGTCCGCGCGGTCATGGTGCTCTCGCGTGCGGCCGCCGAGCCGATGGTCGCGCGCGGGCGCGGCGCGATCCTCAACGTCTCCTCCGTCGCCGCGCTCACCGCGGGCGGCACGTACGCCGCCGCGAAGGCGTGGGTGCGCACCTTCACGGAAGGTCTCGCCGTCGAGCTCGACGGCACCGGCGTCACTGCGACGGCGCTCAGCCCGGGCCTGACCCGCACCGAGTTCCACGAGCGCGCGGGCTTCCGCCGCGTCGGTCCCGACGTCGCCTGGCTCGACGCGGACCGTGTGGTCGCGCAGGCGCTCGCGGACGTGCGCCGCGGCGTCGTCATCTCGACGCCGTCCGTGCGGTACGCGGTCGTGAGCGCGCTCCTCCAGGTGACGCCGCGCACGGCCGTGCGCGCGCTCCAGGCGCGCTCCGGCCTCTGA
- the pyrE gene encoding orotate phosphoribosyltransferase, protein MTDYDAVLSPTPREQLRDLIKELAVVHGRVTLASGKEADYYVDLRRVTLHHRAAPLVGHVLLDTLEEAGLGPAEIDAVGGLTLGADPVAGALLHAAASRGQDLDAFVVRKEGKAHGMQRRIEGPDVAGRRVVAVEDTSTTGGSVLTAVEALREAGADVVGVAVIVDRNTGAREKIEAAGLSYHYLYGLDDLGLA, encoded by the coding sequence GTGACCGACTACGACGCCGTCCTCTCCCCGACCCCTCGCGAGCAGCTGCGCGACCTCATCAAGGAGCTCGCCGTCGTGCACGGCCGGGTGACCCTCGCGTCCGGCAAGGAGGCCGACTACTACGTCGACCTGCGCCGCGTGACGCTGCACCACCGCGCCGCCCCGCTCGTCGGGCACGTCCTGCTCGACACGCTCGAGGAGGCGGGCCTCGGCCCTGCCGAGATCGACGCCGTCGGCGGTCTCACGCTCGGCGCCGACCCCGTCGCGGGCGCGCTCCTCCACGCGGCCGCGTCGCGCGGCCAGGACCTCGACGCGTTCGTGGTCCGCAAGGAGGGCAAGGCGCACGGCATGCAGCGCCGCATCGAGGGGCCTGACGTCGCGGGCCGCCGCGTCGTCGCCGTCGAGGACACGTCCACGACGGGCGGCTCCGTGCTGACGGCCGTCGAGGCGCTGCGCGAGGCGGGGGCCGACGTCGTCGGCGTCGCCGTGATCGTCGACCGCAACACGGGCGCGCGCGAGAAGATCGAGGCCGCCGGCCTCAGCTACCACTACCTCTACGGCCTCGACGACCTCGGTCTCGCCTGA
- a CDS encoding ABC transporter ATP-binding protein — MGRRNDPGAPRGVRVELRSAGVELDGTTLLEPVSLSVPAGGTLVLRGANGSGKSTLLRLVSGLRLPTSGEVTVDGAAPAPRRRAFRRLVTGTVEPPLLARDLTLGEHVALVATTWGTPVRDARTAAGALLERLGIANLAHRFPHELSSGQTQLASLATVLVRPASLLLLDEPEQRLDADRTAVVAELLAERREEGATVLVATHSTPLEDALGGDVLRLAAVTADVPGQDVGPGAEDLTLDGGTADA, encoded by the coding sequence GTGGGACGCCGCAACGACCCGGGGGCGCCGCGCGGCGTGCGTGTCGAGCTGCGCTCGGCGGGCGTCGAGCTCGACGGGACGACGCTCCTCGAACCTGTGAGCCTGAGCGTGCCCGCGGGCGGCACGCTCGTGCTGCGCGGGGCGAACGGCTCCGGCAAGTCCACCCTGCTGCGCCTCGTGTCGGGGTTGCGCCTCCCGACGTCGGGCGAGGTGACGGTCGACGGCGCTGCGCCTGCGCCCCGTCGCCGCGCCTTCCGCAGACTCGTCACCGGCACCGTCGAACCACCGCTGCTCGCACGGGACCTCACGCTCGGTGAGCACGTCGCGCTCGTCGCGACGACGTGGGGCACACCTGTGCGCGACGCGCGCACGGCCGCCGGAGCGCTCCTCGAACGTCTCGGCATCGCCAACCTCGCGCACCGCTTCCCGCACGAGCTGTCGTCCGGGCAGACGCAGCTCGCGTCGCTCGCGACGGTCCTCGTGCGGCCCGCGTCGCTCCTCCTCCTCGACGAGCCCGAGCAGCGGCTCGACGCCGACCGCACCGCCGTCGTCGCCGAGCTTCTCGCGGAACGCAGGGAGGAGGGCGCGACCGTCCTCGTCGCGACGCACTCGACCCCGCTCGAGGACGCGCTCGGCGGCGACGTGCTCCGCCTGGCCGCTGTGACCGCCGACGTGCCCGGCCAGGACGTCGGCCCTGGGGCGGAGGACCTGACGCTCGACGGCGGTACGGCGGACGCGTGA